In Triticum urartu cultivar G1812 chromosome 6, Tu2.1, whole genome shotgun sequence, the following proteins share a genomic window:
- the LOC125512577 gene encoding protein ORANGE-LIKE, chloroplastic-like codes for MSCLAASSATPPASRPTAQRLFVAVAAPPRWRSVEPHCAVWRSEGPRALTMLRRCSPAGDSRAPGDGSLSSFCIIEGPETIQDFVQMQSQEIQDNIKSRRSKIFLLMEEVRRLRVQQRIRAAESRCSSSEENEMPEMPSTIPFLPYTSPKTMKQLYLTSFSFISGIIIFGGLIAPILELKLGLGGTSYEDFIRNMYLPLQLSQVDPIVASFSGGAVGVISALMLVEVKNVRQQEKNRCTYCHGTGYLPCARCSASKMLLGTKRFSLSTTERCSNCSGAGKVMCPTCLCTGMAMASEHDPRIDPFD; via the exons ATGTCTTGCCTCGCCGCGTCCTCGGCGACGCCGCCAGCGTCAAGGCCTACGGCCCAGCGTCTGTTTGTTGCGGTGGCCGCTCCTCCCCGTTGGCGGTCCGTTGAGCCTCATTGCGCTGTATGGAGGAGTGAAGGCCCCCGGGCTCTAACGATGCTACGGAGGTGCTCTCCCGCCGGCGACTCCAGGGCGCCCGGAGACGGCAGCCTATCCAG TTTTTGCATTATTGAAGGCCCAGAGACAATACAAGACTTCGTTCAGATGCAATCACAAGAGATTCAAGACAACATCAAGAGTCGGCGCAGCAAAATATTCCTTTTGATGGAAGAG GTCAGACGACTGCGGGTGCAGCAGCGAATCAGAGCTGCTGAAAGCAGATGTTCCAGCAGTGAAGAAAATGAGATGCCGGAGATGCCATCTACCATTCCGTTTTTGCCTTATACG TCACCAAAGACAATGAAGCAACTCTACTTGACATCATTCTCTTTCATATCTGGGATAATCATTTTTGGTGGCTTAATAGCCCCAATA CTTGAACTGAAATTAGGGCTTGGTGGTACCTCTTATGAAGATTTTATACGGAACATGTATTTACCTCTTCAGTTAAG TCAGGTAGATCCCATAGTGGCGTCCTTTTCAGGTGGTGCAGTTGGTGTAATTTCAGCCTTAATGTTGGTTGAAGTGAAAAATGTGAGGCAGCAAGAAAAGAACAGATGCACATATTGCCATGGGACAG GATACCTGCCATGTGCCCGTTGCTCTGCCAGCAAAATGTTGTTGGGCACCAAACGCTTTTCACTTTCTACAACTGAACGCTGTTCCAATTGTTCAGGAGCTGGGAAG GTGATGTGCCCAACATGCTTGTGCACGGGAATGGCAATGGCAAGTGAGCATGACCCACGTATAGATCCCTTTGACTAA